The genomic segment TGGGATCATTTTACAACTTTTAGTGAGCCTCGATTACTGGTGCCAAGTTTGAACACTCGACAATCAACATTTCCCACAATGCCATCTGGCACGGGCAAACGTGCGCCATCACCTGATAGCCTCAggtatgttccccataaagttggtgcgTGACTTTCTGCAATGGGACCCATAGAATCCGCATGGGCCATAGTCTTTATTTTAACCCAACCCTTTATGTattatctataaatagggctggggtatctccttgtaaatggtttggttttttagagagagaaaatctgtactcagtgcaatatatacactGCCTGAGAATCACCATTAAAGCTTGCCACTACAAGCTTTAAtctcactaaataatagagactcgtggactagggcttttTTATagactgaaccacataaaacatGGTGTTCGATCCTTGttctttctttaatctctcaGATTAAGTTGacagcgaaaaaggcagtcaatattttttttaattctaatttccAAAGGTACCTTAGCTTCGGATCATCCGCTCAAGGAGCTTAGCTGCCCATTCATTTAGAGTTTCATTGATTTCGTCACAGTTATATGTGTTCTTCCCACCAcactataaaaataaaaaaattaagttagaAACTAAATTGAATCAAATTGTAGTtcaactattataaatatatttacattaGTAGTTAGCCATCGAATGGGTGCCCTATGCAAGCAATACTCATTCATCATCCTTATGATATAAAAGCCGCACTCTATCAATGAAGTCTGACCAGGGCATTTGACTATTTTCCACTTGTAACTTTTTTCATTCCTCTGAGTCTTTCTCTTAATGTGTGAAgagacactatatatatatacatcaataAGAAGACACACGTTAAGAACTGCAACAAATTTAATCACAACACTATAAcaattttgtaacgccctggataaccaaggccgTTACACGGTGTGATTATAAAAGTGCAAAACTTGTTTATCAAGttgtatagttgaaaacgtgaccctaaagttgtaatcaggttagggttaaaaggttttggtcgtAAActggaaatttctcattaaaataagcatttaatacatgggatcctaaaataggttttaaaggacaatttacaaaatttcaaagtttatgtacaaccacaagccactctaatggaaaaataggcactttaggttctcctgtccctataCCATTCCTCAGCTGTGgcgaccgatcagctgactatgtacattctatcccagagctctccaactcaggactggtccactttggccttgcctttacctgcaccacgtagcacccgtgagccaaggcccatcaagaaagcaaaaatatagagcataaacgataatcaaaagtcagataattcacaaatcatcaatcagaaaTTCAACAGGTCACATTGCTCACATAATCAATTATATCAATCTACAAACCtataatcaatcatccagataaCAAACTTGTCATAGTCATCagttaaacaacaataaacatatcacacaatatccagggtcgatgcccttaggccgcaccctttgattgtcccactgactccggctcgcttaggccgagctcagtgactatatacttaacctcagctaccagtggccgagccgcgtcctgtgcacaagtattaattctggcactcttaggccgtttatctcatgtccccatggcataataccatcatatgacatcacaTATAAGTATAGGGatctcttagtcccaacataaccacataatcaggtgcagttttcttaccattgaTTCTGATTGCTTTGGTTAATgaaaacgaccctcgagcatgatcccgtccgagccctagcgtacacctagtcacaactgtaaagtagaaccctcattaacattcaattccgtaacccaactttggaaccaatcccaagctctcggaaagcccaattccaccaaacggggtggtggaatcgacccccgagcccccaagaaaaaaccctaaaaaccaacttctggaggtagggtagcgctacagcgccactaggtgggcgctacaacgctacaaaaaAAGACAAAATCCCCCAGAAAATGAAGCATAGTGTTGTAGCGCTCCAATGCTAGCACTACAACCAGCACATGCAAACTTTatgggtttttccttcaaacttcCCTGAGCCAAAGCTCCACCAAACCACTCCAAACCTTATCCAaccccaaaattgaccttaaaactcactataactcaaccaaatCAACCCATTAACATAAAAAACCTAGCTAAAAGCATCATCAAATAGATAAACCAAACTTGagctcaaaagctcaagaacatcatcGGAAAACCAGAAATCCAGAACTTCAAAGTTAGAATTGGTTACCTTAGCTGAGTGAATTCATCCCTAGGCTGCCTTCAATGCCCTTCCAGACTTTaattcctcaaatccccaagcccAAGTCCTTAAATTTCCATCCAAAAATCTGAATTCATATATCAATCTccacaaacccagaaaattcagacaaaacctttaaaccttaccttaattggtagCTAATTCCAGTTGAAcctcctagcttcaccaagaaTCAAAGTCCCAAGCTCTAGCCTAGACTTCCTCTGAGTTTACAGCTTCAAAATCCGGAAGAAAGggtgagagaagaagaaatcGTGTGGGAGAGGGATGAAGTGttatgtttttccttctttcctttcctttggTTTCTAAcccctttctacaacttccactaagtctAAAAGAGTAGAATAACACTTATCCCCCTTTTAAACATCAAAATacccttttgccctcccaaatataACCAAGTCTTTAATCAATCtaaaggcattttggtcatttgctcccaattctcgctaattcctcaagtgtccctaatatttactaCTTAAATCCTGTcatctaattaattacaaattatttttcgcaatgcctaataatctctcatatatttcccaaattcccagaaatacccccaggctcccccaagccgggtataaatcctcgtcgtgactatttcgccaaaccgctcactaggaccatctcgagccatatgctgcaaatatatccacataataatgtggtctcaataatttatcacatataatcacatttatgccctcaacaacccaaaattacatatatgcccctataatctaaacagggcctccatgcatactaatattcataatcatgcatcttacatatccatataatcatgtaagcatgcttatcacataatcatgcatcaaataatttaaatcacacataaaccgatttgccctcctggcacactaatcaaggcccttaagccttattagccattttgggtcattacaaatttaATAATCCTTACAATACTTAATGGataaatgaatgaatgaatgaatcATGTGTATATGCACCAAGCCTtcatatatgattatatatatgaatCAAGTGTACCAGCATAAGTGTTTTCTTTCTATATATGCAGgtcttttatatgtttatatatatacatatcatatgtATATACCTAATTCACAATATCAATAATTATCTACGACTACAATattcaaataaaacataaatGAAAGACAAATTACTCATAATAATCCATTAGCagtataaactaaattaaaatagtGCATTTATTATGTCTAGTCAAAAGAGAATCTATTACCCCTTAAATTCAAATTAATAATCTCACCTGATGATATTTGTTTTCCAACGTAATAATCTGGTCATTGAAGTCCAACCCAGTTTCAGTTGTCATCTTTTGAACCtgtgaaatacataaaattaATCATGCTATTGATTCCCATCAAAATTCTAGCAATGGCCAAGACAAAAGAATATAGTCAGCAAACATACCTAGTTGAGAGAATACAAGGCTGACCATGGTTTACTACCATATGAAATTGCTTTGCATAAATCATCAAGCAACATGAACCAACGACTAAAATTGAATTGAGCTAAAATTAGTTGATGAGTCTATTTTAATCTTTCATTAACATATATTCCTAAAGGTGGCTTATTAGGGTCAAGTTAGGTGGCAAAAATAAATTTTAGttgaattaaaaacaaaaattacatatagaagtttatatattaaataaatgagCTAgttgaaataatttatttataaacttCCCTATGGCAACAAAAACCAACGATTACAATTGAATTGAGCTAATTTTATTGCTCATGCGAAATTATCAAAACTGCATGAAAATGTTAAGACTCTAGAATCATAATAATATGTAAATAGATATCAGTATTATAATAACAATCCAGAAGAAGAATCAACCAATATTTCAACACTCTAGAACCTGAAATACACATCTCTTTTAATGCTTCTAAAAAATATATGCTTAACTAAGTAAACTGTAAAATAATTTTctggctaaactttaatttagacaaaatattttaattgtttaaagaaaaatcagtagtatatctccatattgattttcggttTTATTTGGCAATATTTTCAGCTagttttgtaatgtgaaaagatctttaagtgtgaatatatttgttgcattatttatctcaaataatcaatttttggtaaaaatatattgtgcagatatcttgagattattttcagggattatatgggattatgtctattctggaaataaagaaggtgtcgaaaatgaacatggtcaaaataaatgaccatgttcgttctgccaaaTAAAACGGattacgttgctgactcatcagtttccttttctgtcgacacagaatccttctggctggctgttttcctaaatcaaaggaattcgcaaattgatttcaaagatactaGAAAATCATGGCCTTGGACAATTTTCctgcctataaataccttgccaaggtctttggaattttcacctcttccattttcaatatttgtaaacattattttgaagagtgtctttatttgtagagattaagtttgttcaccttaatctttgtgagagtgctgagtgtacttgtggatatctatctagtcaaTTGTAAacgatagtgtctattgtgaacgtgttcataaggatcttcgggagaggattctatctaagtctcacttcgggaggaagtgtgcactcgctattctttgaagggagttcaagagaatcagcgtttcatcaaatcagattcgtagagaagagtacaacaagattgcggcaatagtttaagagggagtcttacattgtttaggtcaatgcttttgtacactttgtgttctttactaattgatttattctctgggcgtggccccaaggagtaggttatccgaaagagtttctgaaccttgtaaaaattcgctgtgttctttaatttttgcattgtctatttattgtgttcagttctgttgtaacaagttcggattctgttctGACAGAATTGCTATCtgtgtaaacaattaattaccattccgcattttaattaatttggtaattactaaaaacagaatttcataAACAAAAAGTGAATTTAACACCAAAACTAACATAGACTGGAACGACTTTGTAGCTGTACAAAGCATGAAAGTAAACTAAGAACTATAATAAGTTGTCTACACAAATACAAGAACAGTCAAATGATAGTTAGTCAAACTGTTGACTGTACTGCTACTTTTAACAAACACAAAGGAAACAAACTGCTTTTAACATTGCCaataacccatagaaaaaaattcaaaacacCCTTTGACAATGACAAAAAAATATCCAATTAAACTCACAAAATCTGTAAGTGAGAAAAAGTCAAACAAACCTATAAATATTTTCCAAGCATCAACATTGCCATACCAATATCACATCATGGTGTAGCTAGAGACGAGATGGACTGCTGCTTCTAAGACAAGAGATGCTTTTATTCACTACTAGTAATTCCACCAATTGCTACAAGTGAAATGATATATAGGAAActaagcaaaaaaataaaaacacaatgTCTCTAtgataaataaaagaataaatgaaAGAAACATATACTATTTGTTGTACcttaattttagcccgagttcattcactcagctcgggtacatctggtaaataaatatacagagaaataaccaagggaatgatatttgCTTTATCCACGTAGACAACTCCAGTTTCATATGGACACGTGTTGTATTAggtgtcctgggtttaacccgagctacagacacgaaggttgtgaagcacgagctcataATATTGAAACGGCAGTCGAAGTgcaagcttggaggagatatttaGCTCGTGGTAATTCAAGCATATTGCACACTCGCGGATCCCTAGAAACTCGGGTCCTTTTatgcgtttatttatgaccaggctgtcatatttaatgtcccagatattatgAGAACATTTATTGTATGATCaagtcatatcccattataaatgggaaatatatgtattaaatgtaataaatatgtatatggatgattgactcacgcggttacccaaacctgtccttggaatttctctataaatattgagaatattggacaggaaaatggaTCATTATtctgtattactgaaactctaccaaaatagagagaaaacaaCAACAATATAGACTCGtaaactaggtggattttaaccactgaactatgtaaaagatttgtgttcttgtgaattcatttcatttttcattacggtttatttttaagcactaatctaccttattatttcttaatacactgttggtgaaaaaccacgtcaacaaatGGCAtcatgaataataatttgataaaatattataGTATCTCAAACTTGAATctaaaactttacaaaaaaaaatctaataattagtataataattatctaaattatacaaattataaatgatattgaACTCATTAATCCACACATTAATAATTTCAACCGTTTGAGTTTTGTTATGAAAAATTTCACTAATATTAAACCATCAATAATACAAGTAACAGTATTTCTTTTTTCATCTATTTTTGCTAAACAAGGTTTTATATACAATTCCTAAGTTACCACCATTAATTTCATAGCAACGAAAGCTTTCATTAGAAAAAGTTAAATATTTGGACtaccataaatatatatagataaatataAAGAATACAACGATTCATATCCTAAAATCCAATATCTTCATCAAACATATTAAAAGGGTCGCaaactttataatttttaatgagCCCTTTATGGTTTGTATTTTTAGATTTAGATTATTactaaaaatgtatatatatatatatataaaaaaaaataaagtaacgGGTGCAGGTTGTATCCTCCTTATATTATTATAACTCGTACCCAACCCATCTTGTGGCGGGTTGGGTTCAACCCAACCAAATTTCAGCGGGTTTTTAATGGGCGGGTTCAAAGCGGGCGAATTTGATGGGTTGGGTGGGTGGGGCGGATTAGCGGTTTTTTTGTGCACCCCTAATCtcaggggtaaccagttactctgAGAGGGGGAAGAAGAGGGAGAGTGCGACTGGGGTGTTCATTGTCTTGGTATTTAGTCAAATATACTCTTGCCTTTTCTTATTGAATTATGGGTTTGGAAGTTTTGTTTTTGGTTCTCTTAGTTTTGTTGTTTTCTCATAAATTAAGAACTTTTAACTAAATTTTTCCATATATTTTAGAAAAAGTTATTTCCCCATATTTTTGCAAATgtttaaaaatgaaaaattctCTTATGTTAATGGCCTACCTACTTCGAGTCCAATCCATATTAGTATGGTATGTATTATTAGAATTAAGTTTATGGTTAGTTAGTTAGGCTTGGTTTATGTTAGCTTTCTTGGTTAACCAATTCTGTTTTAATTAGTTCAGTTGGTTACTTTCGGATTGGACCCTTCTCAGCCTTTATTTAAGCTGAGTTGGTCCTCTTGTACACACTGGTTTTTCACATCTGTTTTGACTGAATAATAAGAGTTCTTTCTCTAATATGGTATTAGTGACTACGTGACCTTTCTTTTCTCCTTTGTCTCCATGGCTCGAACTAGAGCTACAGGTCTTCGAAATACAAGCCTCGTTCCTCCTCTTCCGGAGCCTTCAACGGTTGTTACTGATTCATCTCTTTCGAATCCTGATGCTCCTCCTCAAGAAACCCCAATTTCTAGGGTTCCGAGTTCTCCCATCCATGTCTCCAATCGTTTCTCTTCTTTTTCTGTTCTTGATCGACCTGCCCATGAAGATGGTAGTAGTCCCTACTTCTTGAGCACAGGAGATCACCCAGCCCTTGTTCTTGCATCTCCTCCCCTCACAGACAAGAATTTTCAACAATGGAGAAGGGATTTCAAGATCTCCATTCGAGCAAAGAACAAGCTCCCCTTCATCAACGGATCTTTCCCTCAACCAGCTGAAGATGATCCTCTTCGAAATCAATGGCTTTGCTGCAACCACATGGTAATGTCTTGCATCCTTCACTCTGTTTCCCCTGACATCAAAAGTAGTATTATGTTCTTGGACACTGCTGCTGCTATGTGGAATGAACTAAACAATATGTTGATAAAGGCAACAGACCTAATATTTTTGATCTTCGAACATCTCTCATCAACCTTCATCAGGCGATGACTCTATAAGTTCCTACTTCACTAAAATCAAAGCTATATGGGATGAGATTACTGATTTACGCCCTAGACTTCCTTGTACTTATGCTGCTTCTGCTGACTCTCTTGATTTTCTTAACCAAGAACATGCTCTTCAATTCCTCACGGGTTTGAATGAGTCATTTCATGCTGTAAGAGCTCAAATATTGTTGATAGATCCATTCCCCTCTCTTTCAAAAGTTTTGTTTCCATGATTattcaagaagagaatcaaaggAGACTTCAGCCATCTCACAACACAACCTTCATTGCTGTTGTCCCTCCATCTGTTCCATCTTCTACATCTCGTACCAAGAAGATGCGCCCCACTTGTACCCATTGTCTCAAACCAGGGCACCTCAAGGAGAAATGTTTTTTCCTTCATGGATTTCCCCCGGGTTATGGTGATAGACGCAAATCTGATTCTGTCAAGACTAATCAAGTCtctatctcttcttcttctccaagtGGACCGATCCTTCAACCATCCCAATTGGAACTCAGCCAACAACTTATTGCTCTGTTAAGTCAACAACTGCATCATACCTCTTCCCCAAGTGATACTCTTCCTCAAGTATCTAATATCACTCGTAAAATTGTATCTTCTCCCCTATTTTGTTTGGATAGTAGATAGTGGTGCCACACATCATGTTTGCCACTCTACCAAGTTTTTTCTATCTCTTTTAACAACCATGCTCTTGATAAATATGTTACTTTACCTAATGGCAATAAGATTTTCATTCATAAATCTGGTACTGTACTTGTGAACAAAGACATTTTATTGACTAATGTTCTTTATATCCTTGAATTTCGGTTCAATATTTTTTCTATACCTGTCTATCTTCACAACAGTCCTAACATTATTTTCTTTGACCATTCTAACTGTTTTCTTCAGGGTCCTCAGCTGAATTCAAAGATTGGGATTGCTAAGAAAGTGGGCAACCTATTCTTCATTCAGCAAGATCATTCTTTCTTATATTCGAGTTCTGCCAATTCTTTCTTTTCACATATATCTACTGTTGTACTTACCTCTAGTCATAATAATACTTTGAACTCCAAATGTAATGATTTGAACCAATGGCACTTTCGCCTTGGTCATCATTCTGTACAAGTTTCAAAAGCTATCAATAAAAATTTACAATTTTCAGAAGCTTCTCAAGATAATGTGTGTTCAATTTGTCATCTAGCTAaacaaaaaatactatttttccatcCTCAAAATAATATGGTTGCTTCTCCTTTTGATTTAATTCACTTAGACATTTGGGGTGCATTCCATATCATGAGTTTAGAAGGGTACAAATATTTTCTTACTATTGTTGATGACCACACAAGATAGACTTGGGTTTACATGCTTAAGACTAAATCTGAAGTTCAAACCATTATACCTCAATTTTTTAACCTTGTTGCCACTCAATTTTTGGCTTCTATTATAGGTATTCGGACTGATAATGCAAAAGATTTTAATCTTACTGCATTTCATCTAAGGGCATTCTTCATTATCACTCATGTGTCAAAAAACCACAACAAAACTCTGTTGTTGAAAAGAAACATCAACACATTTTAAATGTTGCACGAGCCCTTTTATTTCAATCTCAGTTATCTCTTCCTTATTGGTCATATATTGTCAATACAACAGTTTATATTATCAATAGAACCCCTTCCATGATTCTCAAAAAGAAAACATCATTTGAATTACTTCATAATAAACTTCCTTGTTATGATCATCTTCGTGTGTTTGGTTGCCTTGCTTTTGCCTCTACTTTAGATAGTAAACGACATAAATTTTCTCCAAGGTCCAAAGCTTGCATCTTCATTGGTTACCCTCCCGGAATGAAAGCATATACTCTTCTTGACATAGAAAGCCATCAAATCTTTCATTCTCGGGATGCAGTTTTTTATGAGAATATATTTCCATTTAAAAACAATCTATCTCATCATAATATTGATTCTTTATTCTCACAATCCATGTTGCCAAATGCAGGAACTAACCCTTCTTTAAAGCCTATATCTCCCCAATCTGAAGCTTCAGCTCAACATCAAGATTCACATACTTCACCAAATATTCCTCATTCGTCTACCTCTGGACGTGTCATATCACACCCAAAATATCTTGATGATTATGTTTGTAATCTAACTACCTCTACTGCGTATCCCTTACATGAGTTTTTGTCTTATGACAGGCTTAATGAATCTTTTCGGGTTGCCATTCTTGCTGCCAATACTATTATGGAGCCCACTAGCTACAAACTTGCATCTGTCATACCTGAATGGCAGCAACCGATGGTTGTAGAAATCAAGGCTTTAGAAGATAACAACACATGGAAAATAGTATCTCTCCCTCCTGGACATCACACCATAGGCAACAAGTGGCtatacaaagtaaaatatcaaGCCAATGGTTCCATTGACAGGTTTAAAACTAGATtagtggccaaaggctacacccAAAAACAAGGTATTGATTACATAGACACCTTTGCTCCTGTTGCAAAGTTTAATACCCTCAAATTATAACTTGCTCTTGCTATAATAAAAAATTGGTCATTATCTCAGTTAGATATTAACAATGCCTTCCTTCATGGAGACTTAAATGAAAATGTCTATA from the Humulus lupulus chromosome X, drHumLupu1.1, whole genome shotgun sequence genome contains:
- the LOC133805772 gene encoding uncharacterized protein LOC133805772, which produces MARTRATGLRNTSLVPPLPEPSTVVTDSSLSNPDAPPQETPISRVPSSPIHVSNRFSSFSVLDRPAHEDGSSPYFLSTGDHPALVLASPPLTDKNFQQWRRDFKISIRAKNKLPFINGSFPQPAEDDPLRNQWLCCNHMVMSCILHSVSPDIKSDDSISSYFTKIKAIWDEITDLRPRLPCTYAASADSLDFLNQEHALQFLTGLNESFHAVRAQILLIDPFPSLSKVLFP